A section of the Mycolicibacterium anyangense genome encodes:
- a CDS encoding epoxide hydrolase family protein: protein MTDVRPYRIAVPDEVLTDLRDRLARTRWPEPECVDDWSQGIPLDYTRDLATYWAQEYDWRAREAALNRFDHFLTEIDGLDIHFIHQRCTKPDALPLIITHGWPGSIVEFHKVIEPLAEDFHVVCPSLPGYGFSGKPSRTGWSVERIAQAWATLMARLGYDRYGAQGGDWGSAITAQMGRNGQGCIAIHVNMPFGFPSGGQDPTPAEAAALARMADHLRWGTGYSEEQSTRPQTLGYGLTDSPVGQLAWIVEKFWAWTDCDGHPENVLTRDEMLDNVMLYWATASATSSARLYWESFKNLVGGGPVPVPTGVAAFPKEIAPSLRHWCESRYTITHWTDMPRGGHFAAFEQPELFVEDVRTFFGTVR, encoded by the coding sequence GGCCCGAACCCGAGTGCGTCGACGACTGGAGCCAAGGCATTCCGCTGGACTACACCCGCGACTTGGCCACCTACTGGGCGCAGGAGTACGACTGGCGGGCCCGGGAGGCGGCCCTCAACCGGTTCGACCACTTCCTGACCGAGATCGACGGTCTGGACATCCATTTCATTCATCAGCGCTGCACGAAACCCGATGCACTGCCGCTGATCATCACCCATGGCTGGCCGGGGTCGATCGTCGAGTTCCACAAGGTGATCGAGCCGCTGGCCGAGGACTTCCATGTGGTGTGTCCCTCGTTGCCCGGGTACGGCTTCTCCGGCAAGCCGTCCCGCACCGGCTGGTCGGTGGAGAGGATCGCGCAGGCTTGGGCGACTCTGATGGCACGTCTGGGCTATGACCGCTACGGCGCCCAGGGCGGTGACTGGGGTTCGGCGATCACCGCGCAGATGGGCCGAAACGGCCAGGGCTGCATCGCGATTCACGTCAACATGCCGTTCGGATTCCCGTCCGGCGGGCAGGACCCCACCCCTGCCGAAGCCGCCGCGCTGGCCCGGATGGCCGACCATCTACGCTGGGGCACCGGCTATTCCGAGGAACAGTCGACTCGGCCGCAGACGCTGGGCTACGGCCTGACCGACTCCCCGGTAGGCCAGTTGGCGTGGATCGTGGAGAAGTTCTGGGCCTGGACCGACTGCGACGGCCACCCGGAGAACGTGCTGACCCGCGACGAGATGCTCGACAACGTGATGTTGTACTGGGCCACCGCGTCCGCCACGTCATCAGCGCGGCTGTATTGGGAGAGCTTCAAGAACCTGGTCGGTGGCGGCCCGGTGCCCGTTCCGACCGGCGTCGCCGCGTTCCCGAAAGAGATCGCGCCGAGCCTGCGGCACTGGTGCGAGTCGCGCTACACCATCACGCACTGGACCGACATGCCCCGCGGCGGGCACTTCGCAGCTTTCGAGCAGCCGGAACTGTTCGTCGAGGACGTCCGGACCTTCTTCGGAACCGTTCGCTAG